One Glycine max cultivar Williams 82 chromosome 8, Glycine_max_v4.0, whole genome shotgun sequence genomic window, TTAAACATGCAGTTTTGACAGAAGTCACAAAACTGCTTGCACTTTTGTGAACTATGATCTGCATGTTCACCACTATCTATCTATTGAATTAAACATGCAGTTTTCTCTATCATTTTCACTACTATTACAGCTGTAGATTTCATTtttggaatttgaaatcccaAAAATAGCCCCATAAAAAGCCACAAACCTCTCTGTTAAGAGAGATTTTTTGGAATCAACACATAGCACTGCTATCCCAGCCGCTATGGCTCCTATTCAGCCTCTATTTGGTCTATAGTACGACCACTACACTAAACTTTTCCAGTACAGCAGCCCCAGACTACAGTAGCAGCCAGGGGCCACTCTGCTCTGCTATGCCACTATAAAGGTGCTATTTAAAACTCTGCTTGCAATTGGGCTATTGacagttatatttattttattatcatcatcTAATCCCTAGCATCCACAATGTAGATCATAGAATACAGAAAAATGCCAGGCATCAACCCAGGTTCAAACTCATCATAACTGTGAAGATCAATTATGACTATAGATGGTGGGGATGAAGATATGTTATCATCACAGCACTATGCTagaatatgatgtagaatttATAGTATCTACACTACCAGAAGTATATGCTAAACTTTATATTCCAGACTATATGTATTGGTGGGTAGTCCAAACATTAGttacaagaaataatataaagagaagattgtttgattttaaattgtgCAGCAATAATCTTATAGGAGAGAGACATTTACAATTTCAACCTATAACATACTATGCTTATTAATCCAATATTCCAGTTGATGACACAATTAACAAACCAAAAAATGTTTGATCAGTGATAATAAATCTAGAAATTGAGCATGGTATAAGTTATAAAATGTGAAGACGGAGGTTGTATTACAAtagaaataatataaacatGAAAACTGAACAAAGTTTCCTTTGCAGACAAATACTTGCTCACTGAAATGTTAGAAAGGAGATTGATTACAATTTGCAATATCATTAAAAGACGCATAATAATTTtctagaaattgaaattctaaaGACTCCCATGACCAGCATGCTCTCTTTAGCATCCCCACCAACTTAATTGGAAGACCCCAGTTAGTCCTCATTGCCACTCATCTCCCCGGGGGATTGATGTTCTGGAAAATTCCATGTAGATCTTAAATCTAGTCACTGCAAATAATACCAACCAGAGGCACAACCAAATATAATGGCAAGTGGCCACTACAACAAGAGATAACAACAATCGAACCTTGCAAAACTGATGACCCTCATGGAACACAATTTCAAAAATCATAACAAAGTTACATTTCACACTATACTCAAAATCACaccaaaaatttcaaatataagaCTATAACAGGCTCCACAATATAAAAGCAAGTTGAAAATGTAAGACCTCAACTTCACACCCGCACTAAATTTCATGGACTAAACCCGAAGAATTAACTAAAAAGCAGACACACATACATGCCCTTCCCTAAAGATAAAAAGACTTGTATCCCCCTTTAGCAAATTTAGTAGCAAGATGGATAGCAAACAGAAACAGTGTACATATCCTACCACATTCACTACATCCAATAAGGCAATCGGTAAATAACCAAAGAATCAGACCAAATTCAGCAGCAGATAAAATTAAGCACACGTCATGTATACGATTCACCATAAAACCTGCATACactatattaacaaaaacacaaacaacaaaacttaGACGTAGTTCCTTAGATGTTTATTGTGCTCTTCtcaaatcagaatcagaatcacAATTTCACCAAGATAATTCACATAATAAAGGCTTGCATTAAAACTCAGCATAGGTTATCAGCGAAAAATTCCAATTTTGATTGCAGAAAAACAAACCCTAAGTTAACAATTAGAATTCCAATTagacttacaagttacaaccaatacatacaacaacaaaaacaatcaaCCGAAGCGAAAATTCCAGAAAACAATAACATACCCATAGGTGCGGACAGCGAAGACTTGCCACCAGCGTAGCCATATCCATCATACCCATCCCTCCGCATCTTCCTCCCACCAACATCATCCTCATCATCAAACTCTTCCTCGTAGTACTCCCGTCGCGGCGCCTTCTTCACCGGGCCGGGGCCCAAATGGTAATTATTATAGTGCGGCACGACGGGCCCGGGTGCGGCGTGGTTAGGGTAATGCCTCGGGCCGACGGGCCCAACAAGGATGCTGCGAACGGGCAGGAGAAAGTAGAACTCCTTGTCCCCAATCTGGAGGAGATCTTGGGAATCGAGCTTGACGGGGGGGTTGCCGGGGAGGTGGAGGACGCCCTCCACGAGGCAGCCGTTTTTGCCGAGGACCTCGAGGGCGAAGCGGCGGCGGGCGAAGTCGTAGAAGATGCGGGCATGGTGGCGGGAGATGTTCATGCCGCCACCGAGGCTGGAGAGGTCGACATCGACCGTGGACTTCTTGGAGTTGCGGCCAAGGACGATGGAGTAGGTCTGCATGTAGTACTCGAAGTCCTCACCCTGGAGCTTCGCGAACCCTGCCTCCACGTCGCCGCCCGCCGCCGCCGTTGACATCGCCAGAGAATTGGAATTGTGAAGAACAAGAAAAGGGTTTGGATTGATCGGAGAGAAAGGGAGCGCgcctgaatgaagaagaagaagagaatggggactttttaaaagctaaaatacatgttttttattcccaacaaatttttttatctgttttctATCGGTc contains:
- the LOC100819026 gene encoding FHA domain-containing protein FHA2, whose product is MSTAAAGGDVEAGFAKLQGEDFEYYMQTYSIVLGRNSKKSTVDVDLSSLGGGMNISRHHARIFYDFARRRFALEVLGKNGCLVEGVLHLPGNPPVKLDSQDLLQIGDKEFYFLLPVRSILVGPVGPRHYPNHAAPGPVVPHYNNYHLGPGPVKKAPRREYYEEEFDDEDDVGGRKMRRDGYDGYGYAGGKSSLSAPMDKKSEGRSRVDRDADNLQLQQLEEKDVVSSVATVLSDLCGPGEWMPMEKLHTELLEQYSSVWHHNRVRRYLTSEDWPGPESKGKPWYGLLMLLRKYPEHFVINTRSKGRVTLEFVSLVSLIS